Proteins encoded together in one Gemmatimonadetes bacterium T265 window:
- the purN gene encoding phosphoribosylglycinamide formyltransferase, translating into MSAAARARVAVLASGGGSNLGALLAFLAERGAGRAADVVLVAGDRAGAGAFERAATCRIATHHLADPADGAGMRAQFEAYGVDLVVLAGYLKHVPDAVTRAYAGRMLNVHPSLLPAFGGPGMYGARVHRAVLAAGACVSGATVHFVDDAYDRGPIAAQWPVPVRANDTPESLAARVLRVEHLLLPRAVEAVAAGRVRVGADGRVHSPYEPADVPFTLPPSATDDDVASALDAALRA; encoded by the coding sequence GTGAGCGCGGCGGCGCGGGCGCGCGTGGCGGTGCTCGCCTCGGGCGGCGGTAGCAACCTCGGCGCGTTGCTCGCCTTCCTCGCCGAGCGCGGCGCGGGGCGCGCGGCCGACGTCGTGCTCGTCGCGGGCGACCGCGCCGGGGCTGGGGCGTTCGAACGCGCTGCCACATGCCGCATCGCGACGCACCACCTCGCCGACCCGGCTGACGGCGCGGGAATGCGCGCGCAGTTCGAGGCGTACGGCGTCGACCTCGTCGTGCTCGCCGGGTATCTCAAACACGTCCCGGACGCGGTGACACGCGCGTACGCCGGGCGCATGCTCAACGTGCACCCGTCGCTCCTGCCCGCGTTCGGCGGCCCGGGGATGTACGGCGCGCGCGTCCACCGGGCGGTGCTGGCGGCCGGCGCGTGCGTGAGCGGGGCCACGGTCCACTTCGTGGACGACGCGTACGACCGCGGGCCGATCGCCGCGCAGTGGCCGGTGCCGGTCCGCGCGAACGACACGCCCGAGTCGCTCGCCGCGCGCGTGCTGCGCGTGGAACACCTGCTGCTCCCGCGCGCGGTCGAGGCGGTCGCGGCGGGGCGCGTGCGCGTCGGCGCGGACGGCCGCGTGCATTCGCCCTACGAGCCCGCGGACGTCCCGTTCACGCTTCCTCCGTCCGCCACCGACGACGATGTCGCGTCCGCGCTCGACGCCGCGCTCCGCGCCTAA
- the purH gene encoding bifunctional purine biosynthesis protein PurH, which yields MPRALLSVSDKTGLAEFARGLAALGFELVSTGGTARALREVGLAMADVSDVTRFPEMLDGRVKTLHPAVHGGLLARRDLPEHVATIAEHGIAPIDVVAVNLYPFRETVARPDVTPDAAVEQIDIGGPSMLRSAAKNFDSVTVVVDPSDYPAVLDALGRGGDPALRRRLAAKVYGHTAAYDAAIAAWFAAQEGERFPERLTLSGERRQTLRYGENPDQRAAFYVERPGAGLGALRQLGGKELSFNNLLDLDGALLACEPFADDAGFENAGACCAIVKHTTPCGLAVGATAREAYDKALAGDPTSAFGSVIAFTVPVDDETAAVLSQLFVECVVAPAFSDGAIELLGRKKNLRVLAGRVMRDADELDVKRVRGGFVVQDRQPLPIVGDAWRVVTQRAPTGDELADLRFAWRAVRSVKSNAIVLARGGMTLGIGAGQMSRVDAAFVASHKAREAGHAAAGAVLGSDAFFPFRDGVDQAASAGVRAIVQPGGSVRDAEVIAAADEHGMAMVFTGQRLFRH from the coding sequence ATGCCCCGCGCACTTCTTTCTGTTTCGGACAAAACGGGCCTCGCCGAGTTCGCCCGCGGCCTCGCTGCGCTCGGCTTCGAGCTCGTCTCGACCGGCGGGACCGCGCGCGCGCTCCGCGAGGTGGGTCTGGCCATGGCCGACGTGAGCGACGTGACGCGCTTCCCCGAAATGCTCGACGGCCGCGTCAAGACGCTCCACCCGGCGGTGCACGGCGGCCTGCTCGCGCGACGTGACCTGCCGGAGCACGTGGCGACGATCGCCGAGCACGGGATCGCGCCGATCGACGTCGTGGCCGTGAACCTGTATCCGTTTCGCGAGACGGTGGCCCGCCCGGATGTCACGCCGGATGCGGCCGTCGAACAGATCGACATCGGCGGGCCGTCGATGCTTCGCTCGGCGGCGAAGAACTTCGACTCCGTGACGGTCGTCGTCGATCCGTCGGACTACCCGGCGGTGCTCGACGCGCTCGGCCGCGGCGGCGACCCCGCGCTCCGCCGCCGGCTCGCGGCCAAGGTGTACGGGCACACGGCCGCCTACGACGCCGCGATCGCGGCGTGGTTCGCGGCGCAGGAGGGCGAGCGCTTTCCGGAGCGCCTCACGCTGAGCGGCGAGCGCCGGCAGACACTGCGCTACGGCGAAAATCCCGACCAGCGGGCCGCCTTCTACGTCGAGCGCCCCGGCGCCGGCCTCGGCGCGCTGCGGCAGCTCGGCGGCAAGGAGCTGTCGTTCAACAACCTCCTCGACCTCGACGGCGCACTGCTCGCCTGCGAGCCGTTCGCCGACGACGCCGGGTTCGAGAACGCGGGCGCGTGCTGCGCGATCGTCAAGCACACGACGCCGTGCGGGCTCGCCGTCGGCGCGACGGCGCGCGAGGCCTACGACAAGGCGCTCGCCGGCGACCCGACGAGCGCGTTCGGGTCGGTGATCGCGTTCACCGTGCCGGTCGACGACGAGACGGCGGCCGTCCTCTCGCAGCTCTTCGTCGAGTGCGTGGTCGCGCCGGCCTTCTCCGACGGCGCGATCGAACTGCTCGGCCGCAAGAAGAATTTGCGCGTGCTCGCCGGTCGGGTCATGCGCGACGCGGACGAGCTCGACGTGAAGCGCGTCCGGGGCGGGTTCGTCGTCCAGGACCGGCAGCCGCTGCCGATCGTCGGCGACGCCTGGCGCGTCGTGACGCAGCGCGCGCCGACGGGCGACGAGCTGGCCGACCTGCGCTTCGCGTGGCGAGCGGTCCGGAGCGTCAAGTCGAACGCGATCGTGCTCGCGCGGGGTGGCATGACGCTCGGGATCGGCGCCGGACAGATGTCCCGCGTCGATGCGGCGTTCGTCGCCTCGCACAAGGCGCGTGAGGCGGGGCACGCCGCGGCCGGCGCGGTGCTCGGCTCCGACGCGTTCTTTCCGTTCCGCGACGGGGTGGACCAGGCGGCCTCCGCCGGGGTACGCGCGATCGTGCAGCCCGGCGGCTCGGTCCGAGACGCCGAGGTGATCGCCGCCGCCGACGAGCACGGCATGGCGATGGTGTTCACCGGGCAGCGCCTGTTCCGGCATTGA
- a CDS encoding acyltransferase: protein MPSPTARPPALVSFGEGLRELWTPTPAQIPALDVLRSAAIVLVIVGHFAVLGGEVFPHSAAVFRTPPFRFGWTGVDLFFVLSGLLIGRQLWREYVRSGTVDVRRFILRRGFRIWPLYFAAVLLSPVLTATWSYRWADWLFISNYLPCRVEGGWSLSTEEQFYMLAPVLLVLGARRFRARRWFVLLPLGLAGVSVVRWLTARRLLAAGMSAYDVKQALFLPFHLHNEGLAVGLLIALAATVAPEWISGARAHRRRTAALVVGALGLGAALDVASPVVFPFLALALIFGAVTVALLAAGPVLPAIVRARAFFTVSRLSYGMYLNHRAIMRWIAPPVVRGLRGGLGEHPTTIALALLFALACSAAVAAVTFVLVERPFLLLRERMLHARPALGARAGEVVPA, encoded by the coding sequence GTGCCGTCCCCCACCGCCCGGCCGCCCGCGCTCGTGTCGTTCGGCGAGGGACTGCGAGAGCTCTGGACGCCGACGCCCGCGCAGATTCCCGCCCTCGACGTGCTCCGGTCCGCGGCGATCGTCCTCGTGATTGTCGGGCACTTCGCGGTGCTGGGCGGCGAGGTGTTCCCGCACTCGGCCGCCGTGTTCCGCACTCCGCCCTTCCGGTTCGGCTGGACGGGCGTGGACCTCTTCTTCGTCCTCAGCGGGTTGCTGATCGGCCGCCAGTTGTGGCGTGAGTACGTGCGGAGCGGGACGGTCGACGTGCGCCGCTTCATCCTGCGCCGCGGGTTCCGCATCTGGCCGCTCTACTTCGCCGCGGTCCTGCTGTCGCCCGTGCTCACGGCCACATGGTCGTATCGCTGGGCGGACTGGCTGTTCATCAGCAACTACCTCCCGTGTCGCGTGGAAGGCGGCTGGTCGCTGTCCACCGAGGAGCAATTCTATATGCTCGCGCCGGTGCTGCTCGTGCTCGGGGCGCGTCGCTTTCGTGCGCGCCGTTGGTTCGTGCTGCTCCCGCTCGGCCTCGCCGGCGTCAGCGTCGTCCGCTGGCTCACGGCTCGGCGGCTGCTCGCGGCCGGCATGAGCGCGTACGACGTCAAGCAGGCGCTGTTCCTGCCCTTCCATCTGCACAACGAAGGGCTGGCAGTCGGGTTGCTGATCGCGCTGGCCGCGACCGTCGCGCCGGAGTGGATCAGCGGCGCACGCGCGCATCGACGACGCACCGCTGCACTCGTCGTCGGCGCACTCGGACTCGGTGCCGCGCTCGACGTCGCGAGTCCCGTCGTCTTCCCGTTCCTCGCGCTGGCCCTGATCTTCGGCGCCGTCACCGTCGCGCTCCTCGCCGCCGGCCCGGTGCTCCCGGCAATCGTCCGCGCGCGGGCCTTCTTCACGGTGTCGCGCCTGTCGTACGGGATGTATCTCAACCACCGGGCGATCATGCGCTGGATCGCGCCGCCCGTCGTGCGCGGGCTGCGGGGCGGGTTGGGCGAGCATCCGACGACGATCGCGCTGGCGCTGCTGTTCGCGCTCGCGTGCTCGGCCGCGGTCGCGGCGGTGACGTTCGTGCTCGTCGAGCGCCCGTTCTTACTGCTCCGCGAACGTATGCTCCACGCGCGCCCCGCGCTCGGCGCGCGGGCGGGTGAGGTCGTGCCCGCCTAA
- the gltX gene encoding glutamate--tRNA ligase, producing the protein MPEPETPPRLRFAPSPTGYLHVGGARTALFNWLYAKHMGGQFLLRIEDTDKARSTDESTRAIFEGLRWLALDWDEEVVYQGANLERHQADVDRLLASGAAYRDFMPQEALQQRRADAEARGEAFRFRREWAELPRDEAERRAAAGDPHVVRFRAPLDGETAWDDLVHGRIAFPNKDVEDFVVLRSDRTPIYNMAVVSDDVAMGITLVMRGDDHISNTPKQILLYDALGAPLPRFAHLPMIHGTDGKKLSKRHGATAVGDYQYRGILPQAMANFLALLGWSPGHDREVMTKAELVELFSPDGLLRKASIFDPQKLEWMNGQHLSLLPLDELKPRVTPALAAAGLATAAELDARGAWYDALLDQLRVRARTIDDVVRQAAPYLRDEITYDADAVAKQWLKDPATARVLLADARAALGALPDWTPAAMEPALRAAAESHGVAAGKLFQPLRVALTGLTVSPGIFDVLALLGRDRSLARVDAALARIDVETAAAGGPHAS; encoded by the coding sequence ATGCCCGAGCCCGAGACCCCGCCCCGCCTTCGCTTCGCCCCGTCCCCGACCGGCTACCTGCATGTGGGCGGCGCGCGCACGGCGCTCTTCAACTGGCTGTACGCGAAGCACATGGGCGGGCAGTTCCTGCTCCGCATCGAGGACACGGACAAGGCGCGGAGTACGGACGAGAGCACGCGCGCGATCTTCGAGGGGCTGCGCTGGCTGGCGCTCGACTGGGATGAGGAGGTCGTGTACCAGGGCGCGAACCTCGAGCGCCACCAGGCCGACGTCGACCGGCTGCTCGCGAGTGGCGCGGCCTACCGCGATTTTATGCCGCAGGAGGCGCTGCAGCAGCGCCGCGCAGACGCCGAGGCGCGCGGGGAGGCGTTCCGCTTCCGCCGCGAGTGGGCCGAACTGCCGCGCGACGAAGCCGAGCGACGCGCCGCGGCTGGCGACCCGCACGTCGTCCGCTTCCGCGCGCCGCTCGACGGCGAGACCGCCTGGGACGACCTCGTGCACGGGCGCATCGCGTTCCCGAACAAGGACGTCGAGGACTTCGTCGTCCTGCGCTCCGACCGCACGCCGATCTACAACATGGCGGTCGTGAGCGACGACGTCGCGATGGGGATCACGCTCGTCATGCGCGGCGACGACCACATCTCGAACACGCCCAAGCAGATCCTCCTCTACGACGCGCTCGGCGCGCCGCTGCCGCGCTTCGCGCACCTGCCGATGATCCACGGCACCGACGGCAAGAAGCTGTCGAAACGCCACGGGGCGACCGCGGTCGGCGACTACCAGTACCGCGGGATCCTGCCGCAGGCGATGGCCAACTTCCTCGCGCTGTTAGGCTGGAGCCCGGGCCACGACCGCGAGGTCATGACGAAGGCGGAGCTCGTCGAGCTGTTCTCCCCCGACGGGCTGCTCCGCAAGGCCTCGATCTTCGACCCGCAGAAGCTCGAGTGGATGAACGGACAGCACCTGTCGCTGCTCCCCCTCGACGAGTTGAAGCCGCGCGTGACCCCGGCGCTCGCCGCCGCGGGGCTCGCGACCGCCGCCGAACTCGACGCGCGCGGGGCGTGGTACGACGCGCTCCTCGACCAGCTGCGCGTCCGCGCGCGCACGATCGACGACGTTGTGCGACAGGCCGCGCCGTACCTGCGCGACGAGATCACCTACGACGCGGACGCGGTCGCGAAGCAGTGGCTCAAGGACCCGGCGACCGCGCGCGTCCTCCTCGCCGACGCGCGCGCGGCGCTCGGCGCGCTCCCGGACTGGACGCCCGCGGCGATGGAGCCGGCGCTCCGCGCGGCCGCCGAGTCGCACGGCGTGGCCGCCGGCAAGCTCTTCCAGCCGCTCCGGGTTGCGCTGACGGGGCTCACCGTGAGCCCGGGCATTTTCGACGTGCTCGCCCTGCTCGGCCGCGACCGCTCGCTCGCGCGCGTGGACGCGGCGCTCGCCCGGATCGACGTCGAGACGGCCGCGGCCGGCGGCCCGCACGCGTCGTAA
- a CDS encoding LexA repressor, with protein MAEPLTPIERKVYQYLIDFLAENTYQPSIREIGSRFRIKSTKTVSDLLHALTEKGYIERDPARSRGVRIIGHQGPAGIQPLPYYGRVHAGEPSLLAEHKLGSLTFDRRFVASDHTFVLRVTGDSMIGRGIHDGDYVLVTPTAQPNDGDVVAARIGEEATIKSYEKLVDGIVLHPANPADREIRLRPTDDYSILGLVTGVFRPSVERDVFEGAVAT; from the coding sequence ATGGCGGAGCCCCTCACGCCGATCGAACGGAAGGTCTATCAGTACCTGATCGACTTCCTCGCCGAGAACACGTACCAGCCGAGCATCCGCGAAATCGGCTCCCGGTTTCGCATCAAATCGACAAAAACGGTTTCCGACCTGCTGCACGCGCTTACCGAGAAGGGCTACATCGAGCGCGACCCGGCCCGCTCGCGCGGCGTCCGGATCATCGGACACCAGGGGCCGGCGGGGATCCAGCCGCTGCCCTACTACGGCCGCGTACACGCGGGTGAGCCGTCGCTGCTCGCGGAGCACAAGCTCGGGTCGCTGACCTTCGACCGCCGCTTCGTGGCGAGCGACCACACGTTCGTGCTTCGCGTGACTGGCGACAGCATGATCGGGCGCGGCATCCACGACGGCGACTACGTCCTCGTGACGCCGACGGCGCAGCCCAACGACGGCGACGTCGTCGCGGCCCGCATCGGCGAGGAGGCAACGATCAAGTCGTACGAAAAGCTGGTCGACGGCATCGTGCTGCATCCGGCGAACCCGGCCGACCGCGAGATTCGCCTGCGGCCGACGGACGACTACAGCATCCTCGGGCTCGTGACGGGCGTGTTCCGGCCGTCGGTCGAGCGGGACGTGTTCGAGGGCGCGGTCGCGACCTGA
- the dinG gene encoding ATP-dependent DNA helicase DinG, which produces MVLSTFPLPVSTDGRLARPAAAAVRAAIKLAGGREVCFACTVDEGGVVRAARVVARGDVRSVLALPGFAERGEMLVHNHPSGLLEPSGPDMDVAARVYGNGIGFGIVDNDATELYVVVEVPRNAHAALDPEAVSHDLGPDGLIAAHMRRYEDRPSQRALADAVTALYNDGGVGLLEAGTGVGKSMGYLVPALRWAAAAAERTVVSTATIALQEQLVGKDLPFLADALTDQPVRYALLKGWRNYLCLARLEQATAGGAALFEAGMRAELGTLAAWAERTGDGSLADLPTPPRPEVWDEVSAEPDLCTRTRCPHFEKCFLFKARREAAQADVIVVNHHLLLSDVAVRRTTGNWDDAAVLPAYKRLVVDEGHHLEDAAAAHLGTSVTRRALQRAFGRLDRKGKGLLSALVAKLAASTDLLSVASLELVQSRLVPSAHAARDRADLVFDLLQTWCERQGQPVIRLTDAFARDPVWEGGLALALDELLGEVELLHEGLRLVRERLETDERRLEALAPLLGEVRAVAKRLQAAGDGLGRALKPKAADRNGTVRWVELRGKERNVVVSSVPLDLAPILREDLFKRVETAVLTSATLATRPRGDHRLDRAAEQGVTPARAADVRGAPDVRGAPDASSDGDAFAFLAGRLGLTRPDFAPRTAALPSPFDYPRQALLVVPTDTPAPNTDPGRHLLAVVRHTLDLCAASDGGAFVLFTSHKDVRAAADELRARGADRRWPLLVHGEDGRDALLRRFRESGRAVLLGTATFWEGVDVPGDALRAMVIAKLPFRVPSEPVTAAHCEAIEARGGDSFRDYMLPHAALRLKQGFGRLVRTAADRGVVVLSDSRAVTKGYGRDLLAGLPPAARVVAPWARALASIEAFYRGRAPAADERPRRETTAAPAAAS; this is translated from the coding sequence GTGGTCCTCTCCACCTTTCCCCTCCCAGTCTCGACCGACGGCCGCCTCGCGCGCCCGGCCGCCGCCGCCGTGCGCGCCGCGATCAAGCTCGCCGGCGGCCGCGAGGTCTGCTTCGCGTGCACCGTCGACGAGGGCGGCGTCGTGCGCGCGGCGCGCGTCGTCGCGCGGGGCGACGTGCGGAGCGTGCTCGCGCTCCCCGGATTCGCCGAGCGCGGCGAGATGCTGGTCCACAACCACCCGAGCGGGCTGCTCGAGCCGTCGGGGCCGGACATGGACGTCGCCGCGCGCGTCTACGGGAACGGGATCGGCTTCGGCATCGTCGACAACGACGCGACCGAGCTCTACGTCGTCGTCGAGGTCCCGCGCAACGCACACGCGGCCCTCGACCCCGAGGCCGTCTCGCACGACCTCGGACCCGACGGCCTCATCGCCGCGCACATGCGCCGCTACGAGGACCGCCCGAGCCAGCGCGCCCTCGCCGACGCGGTCACCGCGCTCTACAACGACGGCGGCGTCGGGCTGCTGGAGGCGGGCACCGGCGTCGGGAAGTCGATGGGCTACCTCGTCCCCGCGCTCCGGTGGGCCGCGGCGGCGGCCGAGCGCACCGTGGTCTCGACGGCGACGATCGCCTTGCAGGAGCAACTCGTCGGCAAGGACCTGCCGTTCCTCGCCGACGCGCTCACCGACCAGCCGGTGCGCTACGCCCTGCTCAAGGGCTGGCGCAACTATCTCTGCCTCGCGCGGCTCGAACAGGCGACGGCGGGCGGCGCCGCACTCTTCGAGGCGGGCATGCGGGCGGAGTTAGGCACGCTCGCGGCTTGGGCGGAGCGCACGGGCGACGGCTCGCTCGCCGACCTGCCGACGCCGCCGCGGCCCGAGGTGTGGGACGAGGTCTCGGCCGAGCCCGACCTCTGCACGCGCACGCGCTGCCCGCACTTCGAGAAGTGCTTCCTGTTCAAGGCCCGGCGCGAGGCCGCGCAGGCCGACGTGATCGTCGTCAACCACCACCTGCTGCTGAGCGATGTCGCGGTGCGCCGCACGACCGGCAACTGGGACGACGCGGCCGTGCTCCCCGCCTACAAGCGGCTGGTCGTCGACGAGGGCCACCACCTCGAGGACGCCGCCGCCGCGCACCTCGGCACCTCGGTCACCCGCCGCGCCCTGCAGCGCGCGTTCGGGCGTCTCGACCGCAAGGGGAAAGGGCTCCTCTCGGCGCTCGTCGCCAAGCTTGCCGCCTCGACCGACCTGTTGAGCGTCGCGAGCCTCGAACTAGTACAATCGCGGCTCGTCCCGTCGGCGCACGCGGCGCGCGACCGGGCGGACCTCGTGTTCGACCTGCTGCAGACGTGGTGCGAGCGGCAGGGGCAGCCGGTCATCCGCCTCACCGACGCGTTCGCGCGCGACCCGGTGTGGGAGGGCGGGCTCGCCCTCGCGCTCGACGAACTGTTAGGCGAGGTCGAGTTGCTGCACGAGGGACTGCGGCTCGTGCGCGAGCGCCTCGAGACCGACGAGCGCCGGCTCGAGGCGCTCGCGCCGCTGCTGGGCGAGGTCCGCGCCGTCGCGAAGCGCCTGCAGGCCGCGGGCGACGGGCTCGGGCGCGCGCTCAAGCCCAAGGCCGCCGACCGCAACGGGACGGTCCGCTGGGTCGAGCTGCGCGGCAAGGAGCGCAACGTGGTGGTCTCGAGCGTGCCGCTCGACCTCGCGCCGATTCTGCGCGAGGACCTTTTCAAGCGCGTCGAGACGGCGGTGCTCACGAGCGCGACGCTCGCCACGCGCCCGCGCGGCGACCACCGCCTCGACCGCGCGGCCGAGCAGGGCGTGACGCCGGCGCGCGCGGCCGACGTCCGTGGCGCGCCCGACGTCCGTGGCGCGCCCGACGCATCGTCGGACGGCGACGCGTTCGCCTTCCTCGCCGGGCGGCTCGGCCTCACGCGCCCCGACTTCGCGCCGCGCACCGCGGCGCTGCCCTCGCCGTTCGACTACCCGCGCCAGGCGCTCCTCGTCGTCCCGACCGACACGCCCGCGCCCAACACCGACCCCGGGCGGCACCTGCTCGCCGTCGTGCGCCACACGCTCGACCTCTGCGCGGCGAGCGACGGCGGGGCGTTCGTCCTCTTTACGAGCCACAAGGACGTGCGCGCCGCGGCCGACGAGTTGCGCGCGCGCGGCGCCGACCGCCGCTGGCCCCTCCTGGTGCACGGCGAGGACGGCCGCGACGCCCTGCTCCGCCGCTTCCGCGAGAGCGGCCGCGCGGTCTTGTTAGGCACCGCGACGTTCTGGGAGGGCGTCGACGTCCCGGGCGACGCGCTGCGGGCGATGGTAATCGCCAAGCTCCCCTTCCGCGTGCCGAGCGAGCCGGTGACCGCCGCGCACTGCGAGGCTATCGAGGCGCGCGGCGGCGACAGCTTCCGCGACTACATGCTCCCCCACGCGGCGCTGCGGCTGAAGCAGGGCTTCGGCCGGCTCGTCCGCACGGCGGCGGACCGCGGCGTGGTCGTGCTCTCCGACTCGCGCGCGGTGACCAAGGGTTACGGCCGCGACCTGCTCGCCGGCCTGCCGCCCGCGGCGCGCGTGGTCGCGCCGTGGGCGCGCGCGCTCGCGAGCATCGAGGCGTTCTACCGCGGGCGCGCGCCGGCCGCCGACGAGCGGCCGCGTCGCGAGACTACCGCCGCCCCGGCCGCGGCGTCGTGA
- the rsmI gene encoding ribosomal RNA small subunit methyltransferase I: MPDAGPTGTLYLVSTPIGNLGDVTVRAAEVLRTADAVLCEDTRHSRRLLDHLGSRAPTLSVHEHNEARRSEALVARLAAGETFALVSDAGTPLVSDPGARLVEAAIAAGIRVVPLPGASAVLAALVASGLDAERFTFFGFLVRRGRERADELAVVAASPFTTVVYEAPGRVPDTLADLVAACGAERRGAVARELTKQYEEIRRGTLGDLAAYHATAAPRGEVVLVVAGRPPVAPADALDDAEVRARARTLLAGGTAPRDAARVLAEAFGLGRNAAYRITQEERGEDRGAEQSAADVVER, encoded by the coding sequence ATGCCGGACGCCGGGCCAACAGGCACCCTCTACCTCGTCAGCACGCCGATCGGTAACCTCGGCGACGTGACGGTGCGCGCGGCGGAGGTGCTGCGCACGGCGGACGCGGTGTTGTGCGAGGACACGCGCCATTCGCGGCGGCTGCTCGACCACCTCGGCTCGCGCGCGCCGACGCTCTCGGTCCACGAACACAACGAGGCGCGACGGAGCGAGGCGCTCGTTGCGCGGCTCGCCGCGGGCGAAACGTTCGCGCTCGTCTCCGACGCGGGGACGCCGCTCGTCTCGGACCCGGGCGCGCGACTCGTCGAGGCGGCGATCGCGGCTGGGATCCGCGTCGTGCCGCTGCCCGGCGCGTCGGCCGTCCTCGCAGCGCTTGTCGCGAGCGGGCTGGACGCGGAGCGGTTCACCTTTTTCGGCTTCCTCGTCCGCCGCGGCCGCGAGCGTGCGGACGAGCTCGCGGTCGTCGCGGCGTCGCCGTTCACGACGGTGGTCTATGAGGCGCCGGGCCGGGTCCCCGACACGCTGGCCGACCTCGTCGCCGCGTGCGGGGCGGAGCGCCGCGGGGCCGTCGCCCGCGAACTCACCAAACAGTACGAGGAGATCCGCCGGGGAACGCTCGGCGATCTCGCGGCGTATCACGCGACCGCGGCCCCGCGCGGCGAGGTCGTCCTCGTCGTCGCGGGGCGTCCGCCGGTCGCGCCGGCGGACGCGCTCGACGACGCGGAGGTGCGCGCGCGGGCGCGGACGCTGCTCGCGGGCGGCACCGCGCCGCGCGACGCGGCGCGGGTGCTGGCCGAGGCGTTCGGTCTCGGGCGGAACGCGGCGTACCGGATCACGCAAGAAGAACGCGGGGAGGACCGTGGGGCGGAGCAGTCGGCGGCGGACGTGGTCGAGCGTTAG
- a CDS encoding GlcNAc-PI de-N-acetylase encodes MPNALFVSPHLDDVAFSCGAAFAALAARGWDAHLVTLFTRSVPDPRGFALACQTDKGLGPGVDYMALRRAEDAAAARALGAASVRWLAHAEAPHRGYESAPALFAGVHDADRDAWRPVAADLAALVDEVFTDEVSADGAAPALVFAPQAIGGHADHRHTVRAVTAVARARAAAGRPLAVAWYRDTPYIIRHPGALPPDPIDAPDTPLADVALPAHPAALAAKLDACAAYASQLGFQFGGEQAMRAALADLAAAEAARVGIPGCAEVVTAGPRSAAALHAASAPCASS; translated from the coding sequence GTGCCCAACGCCCTCTTCGTCTCCCCCCACCTCGACGACGTCGCCTTCAGCTGCGGCGCCGCGTTCGCGGCCCTCGCCGCCCGCGGCTGGGACGCCCACCTCGTCACCCTCTTCACCCGCTCCGTCCCCGACCCGCGCGGCTTCGCCCTCGCCTGCCAGACCGACAAGGGGCTCGGCCCCGGGGTCGACTACATGGCCCTCCGCCGCGCCGAGGACGCGGCCGCCGCGCGTGCGTTAGGCGCCGCCTCGGTCCGCTGGCTCGCGCACGCCGAGGCGCCGCACCGCGGCTACGAGTCCGCGCCGGCGCTCTTCGCCGGCGTGCACGACGCCGACCGCGACGCGTGGCGCCCCGTCGCCGCCGACCTCGCCGCACTCGTCGACGAAGTGTTCACCGACGAGGTGTCCGCCGACGGCGCGGCCCCCGCGCTCGTCTTCGCCCCGCAGGCGATCGGCGGCCACGCCGACCACCGCCACACCGTCCGCGCCGTCACCGCAGTCGCGCGCGCACGCGCCGCCGCCGGCCGCCCGCTCGCCGTCGCGTGGTACCGCGACACGCCCTACATCATCCGCCACCCCGGCGCTCTCCCCCCCGACCCGATCGACGCCCCCGACACGCCGCTCGCCGACGTCGCCCTCCCCGCCCACCCCGCCGCGCTCGCCGCCAAGCTCGACGCCTGTGCCGCGTACGCCTCCCAACTCGGCTTCCAGTTCGGCGGCGAGCAGGCCATGCGCGCCGCCCTCGCCGATCTCGCCGCCGCCGAAGCCGCCCGCGTCGGAATCCCCGGGTGTGCCGAAGTCGTCACCGCCGGCCCCCGTTCCGCGGCCGCGTTGCACGCCGCCTCCGCCCCGTGCGCCTCGTCCTGA